In Triticum aestivum cultivar Chinese Spring chromosome 5B, IWGSC CS RefSeq v2.1, whole genome shotgun sequence, the following proteins share a genomic window:
- the LOC123116584 gene encoding transcription factor MYC2, whose translation MDDELLSPCSSFFPVSPPSGQYEHPHHQFIEFASCEVPEQWLLRDVVVPAKSEDAGDLWPAGSLLSTDSELSELPAASLPASTESTPRPAPKRRGRKPGPRPEGPTVSHVEAERQRRDKLNRRFCDLRAAVPTVSRMDKASLLADAAAYIAELRARVARLEDESKQAAAARWDTNSASLGGGGASFQHFLAGDETVEVRMVGRDAAAVRVTTAAGSAPHAPARLMSALRSLELQVQHACVSRVQGATVQDVVVDVPAALQHDDGAAIRSALLQRLRDSA comes from the coding sequence ATGGACGACGAGCTgctctccccgtgctcctccttCTTCCCGGTCTCGCCGCCGTCCGGCCAGTACGAGCACCCCCACCACCAGTTTATCGAGTTCGCCTCCTGCGAGGTCCCCGAGCAATGGCTGCTCCGCGACGTCGTCGTGCCGGCCAAGAGCGAGGACGCGGGGGACCTGTGGCCCGCGGGGTCCCTGCTGTCCACGGACTCCGAGCTctcggagctgccggcggcgagcctcCCTGCCTCCACGGAGTCGACGCCGCGGCCGGCGCCCAAGCGGCGTGGCAGGAAGCCCGGGCCACGCCCCGAGGGCCCCACTGTCAGCCACGTGGAGGCCGAGCGGCAGCGCCGCGACAAACTGAACCGCCGCTTCTGCGACCTCCGCGCTGCCGTCCCCACCGTGTCCCGCATGGACAAGGCCTCCCTCCTCGCCGACGCCGCCGCATACATCGCCGAGCTGCGCGCCCGCGTTGCCCGGCTCGAGGACGAGAGCAAGCAGGCGGCCGCCGCGAGGTGGGACACTAACTCGGCCTCCCTCGGCGGTGGCGGCGCCTCCTTCCAGCACTTTCTAGCAGGAGACGAGACGGTGGAAGTGCGGATGGTGGGGCGGGACGCGGCGGCGGTGCGCGTGACCACGGCCGCGGGGTCCGCCCCGCACGCGCCGGCGCGGCTGATGAGCGCGCTCCGGTCGCTGGAGCTGCAGGTGCAGCACGCGTGCGTGAGCCGCGTGCAGGGCGCGACGGTGCAGGACGTCGTGGTGGACGTGCCGGCCGCGCTGCAGCACGATGACGGCGCCGCCATCCGCTCCGCGCTGCTTCAGCGGCTACGCGACAGCGCCTAG